The Christiangramia forsetii KT0803 DNA segment ATTTGTACTTTCCCAATTAGAAAATGCCTGGGTTAAACCATCAATTATCGTTGGAAGCATAATAAATAAACTTAACCATAGGTTAAGAGTAAAAAAACTGAATAAAAAAATTGGAAAGCTTAAATAGCCTATATGGATACCCGTGCATCTCGCACAAACCGGGAATTGTTTACCCTTAAAGAAAAAAGATCTTTCAGGTAATTGATGGCAAAAAGAAAACTCCAGTTTTTTACTAAACATTTGATCTGTTCAATATCCAGTCGTAAAACTAAGGCCAACTAAAAAGAAGATCATACGGTTTCCCGTAAAATGAGAAATTAATTAGGTAAAATTAGTTCCTGACGTATTTATCAATCATATATTTTGTAATTGGCTTTAAGGTTTTTCCACTTACTGGATGTTTTCCTGGAGATGAGAAATACTCTAATCCCCCATTGCTTTTATAGTACCAAATTCGAACTTCACCATTTTTAAAAAAAGTTGTGGCCTCAGAAACTTCCACTTCTTTAAGGTTTCTATAGATATGTGGAATAAACTTTCGTTCTTCACTGCTTCCGCTGCATTCAGTTTTGATATAGTGATCATTACTCCAGATCATGCATTCTTCCTTCCCTCCTATATAACCCAAGTACGATGAAGTAGCTACCACCATAAGAAAGCTTAAAGCAACCATTAGTTTCTTATTGGAAAATAAATGACTCTTCTTTTTTTCTTCAAGTTCATTGATTTGGCTGGAAGTTGAATTCCATTTTATATAGCTATCATAACTCTCATAGCCTAAATATTGAGCTAAATAATCTTTTACTTTTTGATTTGGAGATGACTCACCTTTATAATACCGGGTTAAGGATTTTGTGGAAATCGAGTATTTGAATTTTTCAAAGATATAGTCAGATAAAAACTCTGCATTCGCATTGGTAGAGTTTCTTTCCGTTTCGGCCTCTGCTTTCTTAAAAGCAGCAATAATTATTTGGTGGGTCATTTCTTAGAAATTCAGCGATGTAAAACTAACAAATCTATTGGACATTCCGTTTGGACAGAAATGTCCAAAGCTTGTCCAGATCTTGTCTACCCTTGACCATACTGCCCTTATTTACTTTGCCCTGTGATTGATAAGTCAGTACAACTTACAGGGAAGTGAAGGACTTCTGGCTTATCAACTCATGACTTCCCACTAGCTCATTTCTGAGCTTAAAATCGAAAAACCCGCATAAGCCGGGTTAACAATCTAATGTCAATTTTTAAAAACTAAGTCATGAAAAAAATCAGTCTTCTACTATTATTACTTATTTCAAATTTATCTATTATTTCTTGTACAGAACAAAGTTTAGGTGAGGCTACAGATGAACCTCAAAGGCAATATGCTTCTGAAGGAGAAGAAGATCCAAATCCTCCATCTGAAGAGCCTCCCAGCAATGGTAATTAGTGCTTATTAAATAAGGCCGCTGTTATAGCGGCTTTTTTATTTATTTTCGCTTTATGAACCTACGCCCCCTGCTTCATACGTTTGGTATCTTTTGCTTTCTAGCGCTATCCTCGTGCACGAACAAAGAAATTTCTTCTAAATCCCAGATTAGAAAAGATTCCACTAGTTACTATTTTCAAAAAGGAAAGAATTCCGAAGAGATACAAGAAAAAATAATAAACTTTAATAAAGCTCTTCAATCCATAAAAACTATAGAGGATTCCCTTATGCTGGATATCCTGGACAACAAAATTTATTATCATAACCGCTTAAAAGAATATGACAGTTCCCTACATTTTGCAGATCGCCTTATCAAAACCGCCCAAATCCAGAATGATTCTGCTTTTATAGCCACGGGCTACTATCGAAAAGCATTTATTTTCCAATATTTAAATCAAAATGAAAAGCAATTTGAAAATACCTATGCCGCACGTGAGATCTATTTAAAAATTGGAGACACCGCGAGCGCAGGACGCAGGACAGCGGAAATGGCTAACGCCCAGAGTCAGTTGACCGATTATACTGGAGCGCAGCAAACAGCTACTGAAGCCCTGGAATATCTATCAGAAAATGATTCTGTTTATTTAAGCAGTATGTATAATACCATTGCCACCACATACAGAAACCAGGAATTTTATCAAGATGCGGCAAAAGAATGGAGAAATGCACTTAAATATGCTTCCAGAAGCCGGGATAGCCTAAGCAATCTGAATAATATTGCACTGGCACTTCAGGATGATAAGAAATTCAAAGAGGCTATAAAAATTTTTGAAAAAATCCTGGAAAATTCTAATCTCACAGATAGAAAATCCCGGGCTCGATTTATGGATAATCTTGCCTATACCAAATGGCTGCAAGATTCTTCAGCAGTTGTTGAAGATGAATTATTGTATGCAAAGGAAATTAGGCGCAAAGAAAACGATCGTAATGGTCTTTTGGCCAGTTATAACCATCTTTCAGATTATTTCAGAAATAAGGATACAAACCTTTCAAGAATATACGCAGACAGTTTATTAATAACTGCTATTAATACCGGCAGTAAGACAGCCCAGCTCAACGCAATCCAGAAACTAATACAACTTTCTCCAGCTAATAAAACAAAAGACCTGTCAGATAGATATATACAATTAAATGATGGTATAAGGTCTGAAAATATCCGGGCGAAAAATTTCTTTGCCAAGATCAGGTATGATGAGGAACAGAAACAAAAGGAGATCGATACTCTGGAAACACAAACTGCATTACAGCGCATAGAAGCTATGGAATTACAAAACCAGATAATCATTCTTTCTTTGGTAGGGCTGCTGATTTTGGTGAGTGGCGGATTCGGTTTTTATTATTTGAGGCAAAAACATACTAGAGAAAAAATTCGCGAGGCTCATCTAACTGAAACAAGAATTTCCAAGAAGATCCATGATGAATTAGCGAATGACGTTTATAATGTAATGAGTGGTTTGCAGTCTATTGTTCCAAATAATATGATAGATAAACTGGAACATATTTATGACCGTACCCGAAATATATCCAGGGAGAATAGTAGTATTCCTACCGGAACCAATTACCTGCCGCATTTACTTTCCACGCTTAGCGCTACGGTGCCAGACGATACCAGATTGATCCTACGCGGTGAAAATAGCATTAACTGGAATCAACTGGTTCCGGAAAAAAAGATCATTCTTTACCGGGTGCTTCAGGAAATCATGATCAACATGAAAAAACATAGCAATGCCAGTTTGGTAGCAGTGATCTTTTCCGAAGAAAAAAGTTTACTGAATATTAATTATTCAGATAACGGAACTGGCACCTCCCTGCAAAACCTGAAAACCGGCAACGGAATACTGAATATGGAAAACCGTATTCTTTCTATCAAGGGAAAACTTAATTTTGAAACCGAACAGGAAAAAGGCTTAAAGATATTGATCCAGATTCCGTCATAATTCTTTACATGTTTAAAAAAGTTCTGGTTGCAGAAGATATGGATAGTATTAATCATGCAGTAGCATCTGTCTTGAGGGAGCTTGATATTCCTGAAATTACTCACGCCCAATATTGTGATAAAGCTTGGCTTCTTGCTAAAAAAGCCTCACAGGATCATAAGCCTTTCGATTTGCTTATTTGCGATCTTTCTTTTAAACAGGATCATCGAGAAGAAAAAATCACTTCGGGAGAGGAACTCATCGCCAAATTAAAATCTGAAAACCCTGAGCTTAAAGTAATCGTGAATTCTATTGAAGATCATCCGCAGACGGTTAAAGATTTATGGAATT contains these protein-coding regions:
- a CDS encoding DUF2085 domain-containing protein, whose product is MFSKKLEFSFCHQLPERSFFFKGKQFPVCARCTGIHIGYLSFPIFLFSFFTLNLWLSLFIMLPTIIDGLTQAFSNWESTNGVRFITGLAAGIGCMSLISIWGKQIGNLILSLT
- a CDS encoding tetratricopeptide repeat-containing sensor histidine kinase, yielding MNLRPLLHTFGIFCFLALSSCTNKEISSKSQIRKDSTSYYFQKGKNSEEIQEKIINFNKALQSIKTIEDSLMLDILDNKIYYHNRLKEYDSSLHFADRLIKTAQIQNDSAFIATGYYRKAFIFQYLNQNEKQFENTYAAREIYLKIGDTASAGRRTAEMANAQSQLTDYTGAQQTATEALEYLSENDSVYLSSMYNTIATTYRNQEFYQDAAKEWRNALKYASRSRDSLSNLNNIALALQDDKKFKEAIKIFEKILENSNLTDRKSRARFMDNLAYTKWLQDSSAVVEDELLYAKEIRRKENDRNGLLASYNHLSDYFRNKDTNLSRIYADSLLITAINTGSKTAQLNAIQKLIQLSPANKTKDLSDRYIQLNDGIRSENIRAKNFFAKIRYDEEQKQKEIDTLETQTALQRIEAMELQNQIIILSLVGLLILVSGGFGFYYLRQKHTREKIREAHLTETRISKKIHDELANDVYNVMSGLQSIVPNNMIDKLEHIYDRTRNISRENSSIPTGTNYLPHLLSTLSATVPDDTRLILRGENSINWNQLVPEKKIILYRVLQEIMINMKKHSNASLVAVIFSEEKSLLNINYSDNGTGTSLQNLKTGNGILNMENRILSIKGKLNFETEQEKGLKILIQIPS